The Castor canadensis chromosome X, mCasCan1.hap1v2, whole genome shotgun sequence genome includes a region encoding these proteins:
- the Piga gene encoding phosphatidylinositol N-acetylglucosaminyltransferase subunit A isoform X2: MGLAGTDLLSGIIPELCQKYPDLHFIIGGEGPKRIILEEVRERYQLHDRVRLLGALEHKDVRNVLVQGHIFLNTSLTEAFCMAIVEAASCGLQVVSTRVGGIPEVLPENLIILCEPSVKSLCEGLEKAIFRQKSGELLAPENIHNIVKTFYTWRNVAERTEKVYERVAGEAVLSMEKRLDRLISHCGPVTGYIFALLAVISYLFLIFLRWITPDSTIDVAVDATGPGSTWNHQHPHNKKGDESDEVSKTR; encoded by the exons GGACCGATTTGCTTAGTGGTATAATACCGGAGCTCTGTCAGAAATACCCAGATTTACATTTCATAATTGGAGGAGAGGGACCAAAGAGAATCATTTTGGAAGAAGTACGGGAAAGATACCAGCTACATGACAG GGTACGTCTTTTGGGAGCTTTAGAACACAAGGATGTTAGAAATGTCTTAGTTCAAGGACACATTTTTCTCAATACCTCCCTTACAGAAGCATTCTGCATGGCAATTGTGGAAGCAGCCAGTTGTGGTTTACAG gttgTAAGTACCAGAGTTGGAGGAATTCCTGAGGTGCTTCCAgaaaatcttattattttatgtgAGCCTTCAGTAAAATCTTTGTGCGAAGGATTGGAAAAAGCTATTTTCCGACAGAAGTCAGGGGAATTGCTGGCTCCAGAAAATATCCATAACATAGTAAAGACGTTCTACACTTGGAGGAATGTCGCAGAAAGAACTGAAAAA GTGTATGAGCGGGTGGCCGGAGAAGCCGTGTTGTCAATGGAGAAGCGACTGGACAGGCTCATCTCTCATTGTGGCCCAGTAACAGGCTACATTTTTGCTTTGTTGGCTGTGATCAGCTATCTCTTCCTCATTTTCCTGAGATGGATTACTCCAGATTCTACCATTGATGTTGCAGTAGATGCCACTGGGCCAGGGAGTACCTGGAATCATCAGCATCCTCACAATAAAAAAGGGGATGAAAGTGATGAGGTGTCTAAAACCAGGTAG